The proteins below are encoded in one region of Pseudomonas putida NBRC 14164:
- a CDS encoding cupin domain-containing protein encodes MSDFITVLRETCPTPVVDATKWKRIGGDPHTVNLNAYLSADGSKIMGTWICTPGKFEVNYEKWEFCHFLDGYCIITPEGEEPKHLKAGDVFVIEPGMKGTWEVVETVRKYFVFA; translated from the coding sequence ATGTCCGATTTCATCACCGTCCTGCGCGAAACCTGCCCGACGCCGGTCGTGGACGCCACCAAGTGGAAGCGCATCGGCGGCGATCCGCACACCGTCAACCTCAATGCCTACCTGTCGGCCGACGGCAGCAAGATCATGGGCACCTGGATCTGCACCCCGGGCAAGTTCGAGGTCAACTACGAGAAGTGGGAGTTCTGCCACTTCCTTGATGGCTACTGCATCATCACCCCGGAAGGCGAAGAGCCGAAGCACCTGAAAGCCGGTGACGTGTTCGTGATCGAGCCCGGGATGAAAGGCACCTGGGAAGTGGTCGAGACCGTGCGCAAGTATTTCGTCTTCGCCTGA
- the mmsB gene encoding 3-hydroxyisobutyrate dehydrogenase, producing the protein MRIAFIGLGNMGAPMARNLIKAGHQLNLFDLNKAVLAELAELGGQISPSPKDAAANSELVITMLPAAAHVRSVYLNEDGVLAGIRAGTPTVDCSTIDPQTARDVSKAAAAKGVDLGDAPVSGGTGGAAAGTLTFMVGASAELFATLKPVLEQMGRNIVHCGEVGTGQIAKICNNLLLGISMIGVSEAMALGNALGIDTKVLAGIINSSTGRCWSSDTYNPWPGIIETAPASRGYTGGFGAELMLKDLGLATEAARQAHQPVILGAVAQQLYQAMSLRGEGGKDFSAIVEGYRKKD; encoded by the coding sequence ATGCGTATCGCATTCATCGGCCTCGGCAACATGGGCGCGCCCATGGCCCGCAACCTGATCAAGGCCGGGCACCAACTGAACCTGTTCGACCTCAACAAGGCCGTGCTGGCCGAGCTGGCAGAACTGGGTGGGCAGATCAGCCCGTCGCCCAAGGACGCGGCGGCCAACAGCGAGCTGGTGATCACAATGCTGCCAGCTGCGGCCCATGTGCGCAGCGTGTACCTGAACGAGGATGGCGTGCTGGCCGGTATTCGTGCCGGTACGCCTACCGTGGACTGCAGCACCATCGACCCCCAGACCGCCCGTGATGTGTCCAAGGCAGCAGCGGCCAAAGGCGTGGACCTGGGCGACGCGCCGGTCTCCGGTGGCACTGGCGGCGCAGCGGCGGGTACCCTGACCTTCATGGTCGGTGCCAGCGCCGAGCTGTTCGCCACGCTCAAGCCGGTACTGGAGCAGATGGGCCGCAACATCGTGCATTGCGGTGAAGTCGGCACCGGGCAGATCGCCAAGATCTGCAACAACCTGCTGCTGGGTATTTCGATGATTGGCGTGTCCGAGGCCATGGCCCTGGGCAACGCGCTGGGCATCGACACCAAGGTGCTGGCCGGCATTATCAACAGCTCGACCGGGCGTTGCTGGAGTTCGGACACCTACAACCCGTGGCCGGGCATTATCGAAACGGCACCGGCATCGCGTGGCTATACCGGCGGCTTTGGCGCCGAACTGATGCTCAAGGATTTAGGGCTGGCCACTGAAGCGGCACGCCAGGCTCACCAACCGGTGATCCTCGGCGCCGTGGCCCAGCAGCTGTATCAGGCCATGAGCCTGCGTGGCGAGGGAGGCAAGGACTTCTCGGCCATCGTCGAGGGTTATCGCAAGAAAGATTGA